The Lycium barbarum isolate Lr01 chromosome 10, ASM1917538v2, whole genome shotgun sequence genome includes a region encoding these proteins:
- the LOC132613202 gene encoding uncharacterized protein LOC132613202, with translation MSDGYASNLGKCVDMEQGKLHWMKSHDCHVFMETLLPVAFSGLPTRTWKPMTEISLFFKDLCSSTLRVDNLERMHKNISVITNKLEKILPPGFFDVMEHLPIHLVEEARLGGLVQCRWMYPFESYFVQIKDESQVYEQFATWFKDYVHSTQYGYHDQFLKDISWGPDSVCSMNKYVVNGFKFTTEERFNHMKTNNSGVWVKGGDGNQTGVDYYGVIKEILELDFSSFQVKKIVLFRCKWFDPTPNRGTREFRQYNITEVNHTREYGAYDPFIIAQNVRQVYYAPYPLRPEKSTWWVVIKTKPVGRVEARNELPIDFQADDISSVHRTVDNELEKDLEHPEHILEEIDIEEINPEANEPNDENETTDEEEWSEEGDNDDDE, from the exons ATGTCTGATGGGTATGCATCAAATTTGGGAAAATGTGTCGATATGGAGCAAGGAAAGTTACATTGGATGAAAAGTCATGATTGTCACGTTTTCATGGAAACTTTACTCCCCGTTGCATTTAGTGGCTTGCCTACCCGAACCTGGAAACCTATGACAGAAATTAGTTTGTTCTTCAAAGACTTGTGTTCTAGCACGTTGAGGGTGGACAACCTGGAACGGATGCATAAGAATATTTCTGTAATCACAAATAAGTTGGAGAAGATTCTACCACCGGGGTTCTTcgatgtgatggaacatcttccaaTTCACCTTGTAGAGGAAGCCAGACTCGGAGGCCTAGTTCAATGTCGGTGGATGTATCCTTTTGAGAG TTACTTTGTGCAGATAAAAGACGAGTCTCAAGTGTACGAACAATTTGCAACGTGGTTTAAAGATTAC GTACATAGTACACAATATGGTTACCATGACCAATTTTTGAAAGACATATCTTGGGGACCCGATAGCGTCTGTTCTATGAACAAATATGTGGTAAATGGTTTCAAGTTTACTACCGAAGAACGCTTCAATCATATGAAAACTAACAACAGTGGGGTTTGGGTTAAAGGTGGTGATGGAAACCAAACGGGGGTTGATTATTATGGTGTAATCAAGGAGATCCTAGAATTGGATTTTTCTAGTTTTCAAGTAAAGAAAATTGTACTTTTTCGGTGCAAGTGGTTCGATCCAACGCCAAATAGAGGTACGAGGGAATTCAGGCAGTATAACATCACCGAAGTAAACCACACGAGGGAATATGGGGCTTATGATCCTTTTATTATTGCACAAAACGTTAGGCAAGTGTACTATGCTCCTTATCCCTTGCGCCCAGAAAAGTCTACTTGGTGGGTGGTAATTAAAACCAAGCCTGTGGGTCGAGTGGAAGCGAGGAATGAGTTGCCTATTGATTTCCAAGCTGACGACATATCAAGTGTTCACCGAACAGTTGACAATGAGTTAGAAAAGGATTTAGAGCATCCAGAACATATATTAGAAGAAATTGATATAGAAGAAATTAATCCAGAGGCGAATGAGCCTAATGACGAAAATGAAACAACCGATGAGGAAGAATGGTCAGAAGAGGGAGACAATGATGATGACGAATAG
- the LOC132613203 gene encoding uncharacterized protein LOC132613203, giving the protein MESRSWMYTRTNDGRRGMRQEFMDGVVAFVEYAMTLEPFIIEDLVRCPCEKCACRNYETPEIVRLHLYTHGFQLNYTVWTSHGETDTGLGGFQNFVVGESSRSTEPDVQNYRMHDMIQDAYGMHSNFESSNHVEEDPNEEATRFFEQLKDDSRPLCDGSPHPQLSIAVRLISIKADWNVPQGAMDAVISLIRELVDPNLEIHVNYYKVKRLVSKLGLSSYRIDCCENRCMLYYKDDVSLESCKFCGRARFKRARSGKRVGFKAMHFLPLIPRLKRLYASNSSAPHMRWHSENRRSPGVMCHPSDGEAWKHFDRTYPDFATEPRNIRFGLCSDGFTPHSLSAAPYACWPPLIDELKLLWVEGVDTFDVSRRQNFHLQATLMWTINDFPAYGMLSGWMTTRKLACPYCMENTKSFTLKYGHKNSWFDCHRQFLPMDHEFRSMKNAFRKNTIERNCPPPRLSGEDIWERVQNFPKVTEEAPYKFDGYGSAHNWTAPYKFDGYGSAHNWTKQKIFWDLPYWEDNLLRHNLDVMHIEKKLL; this is encoded by the exons ATGGAATCTCGTAGTTGGATGTATACAAGAACAAATGACGGTAGACGAGGGATGAGGCAAGAATTTATGGACGGTGTCGTTGCTTTTGTTGAATATGCAATGACACTCGAACCTTTTATAATAGAAGACTTGGTTAGGTGTCCTTGTGAGAAATGTGCATGTAGGAATTATGAGACACCAGAGATTGTTAGGCTTCATCTCTATACCCACGGCTTTCAATTAAATTATACAGTGTGGACTAGTCATGGAGAAACGGATACTGGTTTGGGAGGATTTCAAAACTTTGTTGTTGGTGAAAGTAGTAGGTCGACGGAACCTGATGTCCAAAATTATAGAATGCACGACATGATTCAGGATGCTTATGGGATGCATTCTAATTTTGAATCCAGTAACCATGTTGAAGAAGATCCTAATGAGGAAGCTACTCGTTTTTTTGAACAGTTGAAAGATGATAGTCGGCCTTTGTGTGACGGGAGTCCCCACCCTCAATTGTCTATTGCTGTTAGATTAATAAGTATCAAAGCAGATTGGAATGTTCCTCAAGGGGCAATGGATGCTGTGATTAGCCTTATACGTGAATTAGTTGACCCGAATCTAGAGATACATGTTAACTACTACAAGGTAAAGAGATTGGTGTCAAAGTTAGGACTCTCGTCCTACAGAATTGATTGTTGTGAAAATAGATGCATGTTATACTATAAGGATGATGTAAGTTTAGAATCTTGTAAGTTTTGTGGCAGAGCTCGTTTTAAGCGGGCTCGTAGCGGGAAGAGAGTTGGTTTTAAAGCGATGCATTTCTTACCTCTTATAccaaggttaaagaggttgtatgCATCAAATAGCTCTGCTCCTCATATGAGATGGCATAGTGAGAATAGAAGGTCgcctggtgttatgtgtcatccatcagATGGAGAGGCTTGGAAGCATTTTGATAGAACATATCCAGACTTCGCAACTGAACCACGAAACATTAGGTTTGGTTTATGTTCAGATGGATTCACTCCACATTCTCTTTCTGCTGCTCCCTATGCTTGCTGGCCT CCTTTGATTGatgagttgaaattgttgtgggttgaAGGGGTTGACACGTTTGATGTATCGCGTAGGCAAAACTTTCATTTGCAGGCCACCTTAATGTGGACAATTAATGACTTTCCTGCGTACGGAATGTTGTCTGGGTGGATGACAACCCGAAAGTTAGCCTGTCCTTACTGCATGGAAAATACTAAATCTTTCACTTTAAAATATGGCCAtaaaaattcatggtttgattgcCACCGTCAATTTTTGCCAATGGATCATGAGTTTCGAAGTATGAAAAATGCATTCAGGAAGAACACAATTGAACGAAACTGTCCACCTCCAAGACtgtcgggagaggatatttgggAGAGGGTTCAAAACTTCCCGAAGGTTACTGAAGAAGCACCGTACAAGTTCGATGGGTATGGGTCAGCACATAACTGGACAGCACCGTACAAGTTCGATGGGTATGGGTCAGCACATAACTGGACTAAGCAAAAGATATTTTGGGATTTACCATATTGGGAGGATAATCTTCTCCGACATAATCTTGATGTCATGCATAttgaaaaaaaattactttga